The following are encoded in a window of Dioscorea cayenensis subsp. rotundata cultivar TDr96_F1 chromosome 16, TDr96_F1_v2_PseudoChromosome.rev07_lg8_w22 25.fasta, whole genome shotgun sequence genomic DNA:
- the LOC120279373 gene encoding glyoxylate/hydroxypyruvate reductase HPR3-like yields MRHHQPFLSNVPLLPSSLILRPSPNPRSPPRRITLARASMDGNSELPLVLLVRPLFPAFENSLRQHFRFLQPWESPLPTHEFLSANASSIRALLCSGPAPVDDATLACLPGLQCVVATSAGVDHIDMDECRRRGIQVTNAGDVFSDDAADYAVGFLIDVLRRISASDRFVRSGLWPIRGDYPLGFKLGGKRVGIIGLGSIGSRVAKRLEAFGCTILYHSRTTRPSLAYKYFSNVCDLAAESDVLIVTCALTRETHHLINKDVLLALGKDGVVVNIGRGALIDEKELVKCLREGVIGGAGLDVFENEPNVPKELFAMDNVVLSHHRAIFTPESFSGLLQLVIDNLKAFFDGRPLLSPVSA; encoded by the exons ATGCGTCATCACCAACCATTCCTCTCCAACGTACCACTACTTCCCAGCTCTCTCATTCTCCGtccttctccaaaccctagatctCCTCCTCGCCGGATCACCCTCGCCCGCGCATCAATGGACGGCAATAGCGAGCTCCCTCTCGTGCTCCTTGTGCGCCCTCTCTTCCCTGCCTTCGAGAACTCGCTCCGCCAGCACTTTCGCTTCCTTCAGCCCTGGGAATCCCCTCTCCCTACCCATGAATTCCTCTCCGCCAACGCTAGCTCCATCCGTGCTCTGCTTTGCTCCGGCCCTGCCCCGGTCGATGACGCCACTCTTGCTTGCCTCCCAGGGCTACAATGCGTCGTGGCTACTAGCGCTGGCGTGGATCATATTGATATGGATGAGTGCCGGCGGAGGGGGATCCAGGTCACTAATGCTGGGGATGTGTTTTCTGATGATGCTGCGGATTATGCTGTTGGGTTCTTGATCGATGTGCTCAGGAGAATCTCGGCTTCTGATCGATTTGTTCGGAGTGGACTCTGGCCAATCAGGGGAGATTATCCTCTTGGCTTCAAG CTGGGTGGCAAACGGGTCGGGATAATTGGATTGGGCAGCATTGGTTCTAGAGTTGCAAAGCGACTCGAAGCCTTTGGCTGCACAATCTTGTACCATTCTAGAACAACAAGGCCATCACTCGCATATAAATATTTCTCTAACGTCTGCGATTTGGCTGCAGAGAgtgatgttttgattgttaCATGTGCATTGACAAGGGAGACACATCATCTAATTAACAAAGATGTTCTATTAGCATTGGGAAAGGATGGAGTTGTGGTCAATATAGGACGCGGAGCCTTAATTGATGAGAAAGAACTAGTGAAGTGCTTGAGGGAAGGTGTGATCGGCGGCGCAGGACTTGATGTTTTTGAGAATGAACCTAATGTTCCCAAGGAGCTTTTTGCCATGGATAATGTTGTGTTATCACACCATAGAGCAATTTTCACACCAGAATCATTTTCCGGTCTGCTTCAGCTGGTCATTGACAATCTGAAGGCTTTTTTTGATGGCAGGCCATTATTATCTCCAGTTTCAGCATGA